In the Helicobacter typhlonius genome, one interval contains:
- the rplO gene encoding 50S ribosomal protein L15 gives MLEKIKPAEGSTKDIKRVGRGQGSGMGKTSTRGGKGQTARTGYKAKRGFEGGQQPLQRRLPKVGFTSRVEKPIVINVDKAKVFDSLAEINVEVLRAHFSIPKNATRVKLIGSKAKGLVSKIKDSNITTSGNK, from the coding sequence ATGCTAGAAAAGATTAAACCTGCAGAGGGAAGCACAAAGGATATTAAACGCGTGGGTAGGGGTCAAGGTAGCGGTATGGGCAAGACTTCTACGAGAGGTGGAAAAGGGCAAACTGCCCGCACAGGTTATAAAGCAAAAAGAGGATTTGAGGGCGGACAGCAACCGCTTCAAAGACGTTTGCCAAAGGTGGGATTCACTTCGCGCGTGGAAAAGCCTATTGTGATTAATGTAGATAAGGCAAAGGTTTTTGATTCTCTTGCTGAAATCAATGTAGAGGTTTTACGCGCTCATTTTAGTATCCCAAAGAATGCGACTCGAGTAAAGCTTATCGGTTCAAAGGCGAAAGGTTTAGTATCTAAAATCAAAGATTCTAATATCACAACAAGCGGAAACAAATAA
- the map gene encoding type I methionyl aminopeptidase, protein MAISIKSKKDIESLRIPNQIVAQTLNLLAKHAKEGVSLLELDSMANDFIVSQGGRAAFYQLYGFPKSICTSVNEVIIHGIPTDYKLKSGDIVGIDIGVEYGGWYGDAAITIGIGEIKKSDEALIKCAKDSLYEAISQVRVGMRFKELSSVLERAIVSRGFEPLKGFCGHGIGRAPHEEPEIPNYLESVNPKQGPKIQEGMVFCLEPMIAHTDGEPVILKDNWSVVAKDGLNGSHYEHTIAVVNGKAEILTEVD, encoded by the coding sequence ATGGCGATTAGCATTAAGAGTAAAAAAGACATAGAATCTTTGCGCATACCAAATCAAATTGTTGCCCAAACATTGAATCTTTTAGCTAAACACGCAAAAGAGGGTGTTTCATTGTTGGAGCTTGATAGTATGGCAAATGATTTTATCGTTTCTCAAGGCGGGAGAGCAGCTTTCTATCAGCTCTATGGTTTTCCAAAATCTATTTGCACCTCTGTCAATGAAGTGATTATTCACGGAATCCCCACGGATTATAAACTTAAAAGTGGCGATATTGTGGGAATTGATATAGGCGTGGAGTATGGTGGCTGGTATGGTGATGCGGCTATTACAATTGGGATTGGAGAAATCAAAAAGAGTGATGAGGCTTTGATAAAGTGTGCTAAAGATTCTTTATATGAAGCCATCTCGCAAGTGCGTGTGGGTATGCGTTTCAAAGAGCTAAGCTCTGTGCTTGAAAGGGCGATTGTGAGTAGGGGTTTTGAGCCTTTGAAAGGATTTTGTGGGCACGGCATAGGCAGAGCACCACACGAGGAACCAGAGATTCCAAACTATTTGGAATCTGTCAATCCAAAACAAGGTCCAAAGATACAAGAGGGTATGGTTTTTTGTCTAGAACCGATGATTGCCCATACTGACGGAGAGCCGGTAATTCTTAAGGATAATTGGTCTGTCGTAGCAAAAGATGGCTTAAATGGTAGTCATTATGAGCATACGATTGCTGTTGTGAATGGCAAGGCAGAGATTCTAACGGAGGTAGATTAA
- the rpmJ gene encoding 50S ribosomal protein L36, whose translation MKVRPSVKKMCDKCKVIKRKGVVRVICSTPKHKQRQG comes from the coding sequence ATGAAAGTGCGACCTTCGGTCAAAAAAATGTGTGATAAATGCAAAGTTATCAAGCGCAAAGGTGTGGTGCGAGTGATTTGCTCAACCCCAAAACATAAACAAAGACAAGGATAG
- the rpsK gene encoding 30S ribosomal protein S11 — protein MAKKSVTKKKGAKKNIARGVVCISASFNNTNVTVTDEMGNVLCWATAGGLGFKGSKKSTPYAAQQAVEAAMEKAKECGIKEVGIKVQGPGSGRETAVKSVGAIEGIKVLWLKDITPLPHNGCRPPKRRRV, from the coding sequence ATGGCAAAAAAGAGCGTAACAAAAAAGAAAGGCGCAAAGAAAAATATTGCACGCGGTGTTGTGTGTATCTCTGCCTCATTCAACAACACAAATGTAACCGTAACTGATGAAATGGGTAATGTGTTGTGCTGGGCTACTGCTGGTGGCTTGGGATTTAAAGGAAGCAAAAAATCTACTCCTTATGCAGCTCAACAAGCAGTAGAAGCAGCAATGGAAAAAGCAAAAGAATGTGGCATTAAAGAGGTGGGTATCAAGGTGCAAGGACCCGGAAGTGGGCGAGAAACTGCTGTGAAAAGTGTAGGTGCGATTGAGGGCATTAAGGTGCTTTGGCTAAAAGATATTACACCATTGCCGCACAATGGTTGCAGACCGCCAAAAAGAAGAAGAGTATAG
- the infA gene encoding translation initiation factor IF-1, whose protein sequence is MAKDDVIEVDGKVIEALPNATFRVQLENGHIVLCHIAGKMRMHYIKILPGDMVKIELTPYSLDKGRITYRHK, encoded by the coding sequence ATGGCAAAAGATGATGTGATTGAAGTTGATGGCAAAGTCATCGAAGCTTTGCCAAATGCGACTTTTCGCGTGCAGCTTGAAAATGGGCATATCGTGCTTTGCCATATAGCTGGCAAAATGCGTATGCACTATATCAAGATTCTGCCCGGCGATATGGTAAAAATCGAGCTGACTCCTTATAGTTTAGATAAGGGGAGAATTACTTATAGGCATAAATAA
- the rplR gene encoding 50S ribosomal protein L18, whose product MTEKILKQKQLLKTKRKLRTRGNIYGVAHKPRVSVFKSNKYFYAQAINDEIGVTLASVDGKKLGLGNNKEDAKKIASEFVNALRKANVTEVVFDRNGYLYHGVVAAFADTLRENGIKL is encoded by the coding sequence ATGACAGAAAAAATATTAAAGCAAAAACAGCTTCTTAAGACAAAGAGAAAGCTACGCACAAGGGGTAATATCTACGGAGTGGCACATAAACCGCGCGTGAGTGTGTTTAAGTCAAATAAGTATTTTTATGCTCAAGCGATTAATGATGAGATTGGTGTAACCCTTGCAAGTGTTGATGGTAAAAAGCTTGGTTTGGGAAACAACAAAGAGGACGCAAAGAAAATTGCAAGTGAATTTGTTAATGCCCTTAGAAAGGCTAATGTTACAGAAGTGGTGTTTGATAGAAATGGATACCTTTACCACGGCGTTGTAGCGGCATTTGCCGATACTTTGCGTGAAAATGGCATAAAGTTATAA
- the secY gene encoding preprotein translocase subunit SecY — MTKSIVNKILITLAFLFAYRILAYVPVPGVDVGLIKSFIDDNANNALGLFNMFSGNAVERFSIISLGIMPYITASIIMELLAATFPNLAKMKKERDGMQKYMQIVRYVTIAITIIQAVSVSIGLNSMSNGAIKIDLNLFIAVSVFSMLTGTMLLMWIGEQITQRGIGNGISLIIFAGIVSGIPSSIGKTFNLVNTGQLNVFMLLVLLAVIIITVGVIIYIELAERRIPVSYARKVIMQNQNKRIMNYIPVKLNLSGVIPPIFASALLVFPSTILQASSNTIIQSIADILRPDGYTYNALMFILVVFFAYFYASIVFNSKDIADNLKRQGGFIPGLRPGEGTSNFLNNVASNLTFWGALYLALVSTLPWVLVKFTGVPFYFGGTAVLIVVQVAIDTMRRIEAQVYMSKYQTLSAVGL; from the coding sequence ATGACAAAAAGCATTGTAAATAAGATTCTTATCACTCTTGCTTTTTTATTTGCGTATAGAATTTTAGCGTATGTGCCGGTGCCGGGCGTAGATGTTGGGCTTATTAAATCATTTATTGATGATAATGCAAACAATGCGCTAGGCTTATTTAATATGTTTAGTGGCAATGCAGTAGAGAGATTTAGTATCATCTCACTTGGCATTATGCCTTACATCACTGCTTCCATTATTATGGAGCTTCTTGCTGCGACTTTCCCCAATCTTGCTAAAATGAAAAAAGAACGTGATGGTATGCAAAAATATATGCAAATCGTGCGTTATGTAACTATTGCCATTACGATTATTCAGGCAGTGAGCGTGAGTATTGGGCTTAATAGTATGAGTAATGGAGCGATTAAGATTGATTTGAATCTCTTTATTGCTGTATCTGTATTTTCAATGCTTACAGGCACGATGTTGCTTATGTGGATTGGTGAGCAAATCACCCAAAGGGGTATTGGTAATGGTATCAGCCTCATTATCTTTGCTGGTATTGTCTCCGGGATTCCATCAAGTATAGGTAAAACCTTTAATCTAGTCAATACAGGACAGCTTAATGTCTTTATGCTCCTTGTGCTTCTTGCTGTAATTATTATCACAGTTGGTGTTATTATCTATATTGAATTAGCCGAAAGACGCATACCTGTTTCTTACGCGCGTAAGGTGATTATGCAAAATCAAAATAAGCGTATTATGAATTACATTCCTGTGAAGCTTAACTTGAGTGGTGTGATTCCGCCTATTTTTGCATCTGCTTTGCTCGTGTTCCCCTCCACTATATTGCAGGCGTCATCAAACACAATCATTCAAAGCATCGCAGATATTTTAAGACCAGATGGTTACACATATAATGCGTTGATGTTTATCTTGGTAGTATTCTTTGCGTATTTTTATGCCTCTATTGTTTTTAACTCTAAGGATATTGCGGATAATCTCAAAAGGCAGGGTGGATTCATACCGGGATTGCGTCCGGGTGAGGGCACATCGAATTTCCTTAATAATGTAGCGAGCAATCTCACATTTTGGGGTGCGCTCTATTTGGCACTTGTATCTACGCTTCCGTGGGTGCTTGTGAAATTTACAGGTGTCCCTTTTTACTTTGGTGGGACAGCCGTACTGATTGTTGTGCAGGTGGCTATTGATACGATGAGACGTATTGAAGCTCAAGTATATATGAGTAAATATCAAACGCTAAGTGCCGTAGGGCTTTAA
- the rpsM gene encoding 30S ribosomal protein S13, which translates to MARIAGVDLPKKKRVEYALTYIYGIGLKSSRDILKAVNISFDKRVFDLSEDEVSSIAKKIQEGYMVEGDLRKKVTMDIKALMDLGSYRGLRHRKGLPVRGQTTKNNARTRKGKKKTVGSK; encoded by the coding sequence ATGGCTAGAATTGCTGGTGTAGATTTGCCAAAAAAGAAAAGAGTAGAGTATGCTCTTACTTATATTTATGGTATTGGGCTTAAAAGCTCAAGGGATATCCTAAAGGCTGTAAATATTTCTTTTGATAAGCGAGTTTTTGATCTCAGCGAAGATGAAGTCTCATCTATTGCAAAAAAGATTCAAGAAGGCTATATGGTCGAGGGAGACCTTAGAAAGAAAGTAACAATGGATATTAAGGCACTAATGGATTTAGGAAGTTATCGCGGTTTGCGACATAGAAAGGGATTGCCTGTTCGAGGACAAACAACAAAAAATAATGCTCGCACGCGTAAAGGCAAGAAGAAAACAGTTGGTAGCAAATAA
- a CDS encoding ankyrin repeat domain-containing protein, which produces MTHTQEKFVTYEEIQANPMLQWFFEGFSNDEIKRTAEDKFFKEWQEYVKNEDMERVYFLEPLKGKDPREAILDETAYCFTMAQFLFFRQFSYEYYEFILQFIHDKKYLNILLYDLYGCKMELEDIKKLCLLLVDKGANLNASFYCTSTHHCWYQTLLHRCCSFVLNNTKQGREKQLEIVQFLLELGADPNIKDSGGENMLHQAIGFEEQKLANLIIQSGKIKDMNARIDKYKDATYYDDTALNIAVSSLYSSTVKLLLEAGADASAINRLGKTPLDTCGDQSATIEKYIRKAGGKSLLEILGSEEKVKEYREAKKKEWKIEREKGEEYEQKLWEDYKKALEKTTSLAFLIWIEVERD; this is translated from the coding sequence ATGACACATACACAAGAAAAATTCGTAACTTATGAGGAAATCCAAGCAAATCCTATGCTTCAATGGTTTTTTGAAGGGTTTTCTAATGACGAAATTAAGCGCACTGCAGAAGATAAGTTTTTTAAAGAATGGCAAGAATATGTAAAAAATGAGGATATGGAAAGGGTATATTTCTTAGAACCTTTAAAAGGCAAAGATCCACGAGAGGCTATTTTAGATGAAACTGCGTATTGTTTCACAATGGCTCAATTTCTATTTTTTCGTCAATTTTCTTATGAATATTATGAGTTTATTTTACAATTTATCCACGATAAAAAATATTTAAATATTCTACTCTACGATTTGTATGGTTGTAAGATGGAACTAGAGGATATAAAAAAACTCTGCTTACTCTTAGTGGATAAGGGTGCAAATCTCAATGCTTCATTTTATTGCACTTCGACTCATCATTGTTGGTATCAAACACTCTTGCATCGTTGTTGTTCTTTTGTGCTTAACAACACGAAGCAAGGTAGAGAAAAGCAGCTTGAAATCGTGCAATTTCTCTTGGAGCTTGGAGCTGATCCTAATATAAAAGATTCTGGGGGAGAGAATATGTTACATCAAGCAATAGGTTTTGAAGAACAAAAACTCGCAAATCTCATTATTCAAAGTGGTAAGATAAAAGATATGAACGCAAGAATCGATAAATATAAAGATGCTACCTATTATGATGACACTGCATTAAATATAGCTGTTAGTAGTTTGTATTCTAGCACGGTTAAATTACTCCTTGAGGCTGGAGCAGATGCAAGTGCTATTAATCGTTTGGGAAAGACACCCTTAGATACTTGTGGTGATCAAAGTGCTACGATAGAAAAATACATAAGAAAAGCAGGAGGCAAGAGCCTTTTAGAGATACTAGGGAGTGAAGAGAAGGTAAAAGAGTATAGAGAGGCTAAGAAAAAGGAATGGAAAATAGAAAGAGAGAAAGGTGAAGAGTATGAGCAAAAGCTATGGGAGGATTATAAAAAAGCCCTTGAGAAGACTACTTCCTTGGCATTCTTAATATGGATAGAAGTGGAGAGGGATTAA
- the rpsD gene encoding 30S ribosomal protein S4, whose product MARYRGPVEKLERRFGVSLALKGERRLAGKSALDKRPYGPGQHGQKRGKISEYGLQLREKQKAKIMYGVNEKQFRALFREANRQEGNTGENLVRIIEQRLDNVVYRMGFATTRRFARQLVTHGHILVNGKRVDIPSYIVKPGQKIEVKEKSKNNPQVVRALDLTAQTGIVPWVDVDKEKKFGIFTRFPQREEVVIPIEERLIVELYSK is encoded by the coding sequence ATGGCACGATATAGAGGACCAGTTGAAAAATTAGAAAGACGATTTGGCGTCTCTCTTGCACTAAAAGGTGAGAGGAGATTGGCAGGTAAGAGTGCGCTTGATAAGCGTCCTTATGGACCAGGGCAGCACGGGCAAAAAAGAGGCAAGATTTCGGAATATGGTTTGCAGTTGCGTGAGAAACAAAAAGCTAAAATTATGTATGGGGTGAATGAAAAGCAATTCCGTGCGCTTTTTAGAGAAGCAAATCGTCAAGAAGGTAATACGGGTGAAAATCTTGTGCGTATTATTGAACAAAGACTTGATAATGTTGTGTATCGTATGGGCTTTGCTACAACGCGGCGATTTGCACGACAGCTTGTAACACACGGACATATTCTTGTTAATGGCAAACGTGTGGATATTCCTTCATATATTGTAAAGCCCGGTCAAAAAATTGAAGTCAAAGAAAAAAGCAAGAATAATCCTCAAGTGGTTCGTGCGCTTGATTTAACTGCACAAACAGGTATAGTGCCTTGGGTCGATGTAGATAAGGAAAAGAAATTTGGTATTTTTACTCGTTTTCCACAAAGAGAGGAAGTAGTGATACCAATCGAGGAAAGACTGATAGTTGAGCTTTATTCTAAGTAA
- the rplQ gene encoding 50S ribosomal protein L17 — translation MRHRHGYRKLGRTSAHRKALLKNLAIALITHGKIETGIFKAKELQSYIEKLITAARSGDLNAHRYVFAYLQDKTATKKLVTEIAPKYASRNGGYTRIQRTRLRRGDASQMAIIELV, via the coding sequence ATGAGACATAGACACGGATATAGGAAATTAGGGCGCACATCAGCACATCGCAAGGCATTATTAAAGAATCTTGCTATCGCCCTCATCACACACGGCAAGATTGAAACAGGTATTTTTAAGGCAAAAGAATTGCAAAGCTATATCGAAAAGCTTATCACAGCAGCTCGTAGCGGAGATTTAAACGCTCATCGCTATGTATTTGCTTATCTACAAGATAAGACAGCTACAAAAAAGCTTGTTACAGAAATAGCTCCTAAATATGCTTCACGCAATGGCGGATATACAAGAATCCAACGCACACGACTGCGCCGAGGCGATGCTTCACAAATGGCAATCATTGAATTGGTATAG
- a CDS encoding anthranilate synthase component II, which produces MNKQRRKAPKVLLIDNYDSFTYNVLYLLNQCGAKALVVPNDTPLSALEQLCQKHSIVHLIISPGPSHPLESGVCLEAIRHFASTRKILGICLGHQCIAQAFGGEVISLANPTHGKNAHFYFTPHPLFKGIKQGVKVALYHSLYVSKLGQCEALGYSESGVLLALKARDYQSYGVQFHPESILQEQGKAIMQNFLAL; this is translated from the coding sequence ATGAATAAGCAAAGGCGCAAAGCACCCAAAGTGCTACTCATTGATAATTATGATTCTTTTACCTATAATGTGCTGTATTTGCTTAATCAATGTGGTGCGAAAGCTCTTGTAGTGCCAAATGATACGCCTTTGTCGGCGTTAGAGCAGCTTTGCCAAAAGCATTCTATCGTTCATCTTATCATCTCTCCGGGTCCAAGCCACCCTTTAGAATCAGGGGTTTGTTTGGAGGCGATTAGACATTTTGCATCAACGAGGAAGATTCTAGGTATTTGTTTGGGACATCAATGTATCGCTCAAGCCTTTGGGGGTGAGGTTATCTCTCTTGCAAATCCCACGCACGGCAAGAATGCACATTTTTATTTCACGCCTCACCCTTTGTTTAAAGGTATCAAGCAAGGGGTAAAAGTTGCTTTGTATCATTCGCTTTATGTGAGTAAATTAGGGCAGTGTGAGGCATTAGGATATAGTGAAAGTGGGGTGCTTCTCGCACTTAAAGCGAGGGATTATCAAAGCTATGGGGTGCAATTCCACCCTGAATCTATCCTGCAAGAGCAAGGAAAAGCTATAATGCAAAATTTTCTTGCGTTGTAG
- a CDS encoding bifunctional chorismate-binding protein/class IV aminotransferase, producing the protein MIYGNFKYKNPIRKLIVFDVQGVLSAFKCIESTLKSNPEGYFVGYMTYEAGVLLQAYQAKAYIHLSKHISTTMSPHKQPLLYFAYFTQRSKCKKIHSTTHHAQSSLFMLQGLDNERYKSAFKRIKEHILKGESYQINYTQELKLYSKVRSKQLFKEILSRQNTAYKAYIKNAFGEILCFSPELFFQIKNRTITAQPMKGTIKRVKTHKLDSLQKRALQQDSKNRSENMMIVDLLRNDLSKMIKPNSLHIQNLCAIKSYPTLHQMVSTLQGKLSKHTSLREIFCALFPCGSITGAPKLKTMEIIQSLESRQRGVYCGALGVISAKKMSFCVPIRTLFKSTQEEFYRYGVGSGVVWDSVCESECAELALKTHFLQAAPLESFALFETMLFDNGRIFLLKEHLERLLYSALQCGFDYAYLASFVASLKESYAPHSAFPPLVFPHIESLVQRDCVKQTQAFFAFCKQQIPQERVILRLSLLPNGSLNLIIKPFVPHRSTAVILSTYRQDSHNFFLRHKSTHRAHFADSVKLIESGAVFDVLYCNQKGELCEGARSNIVLEIKGRFYTPKRKSGLLGGTLAQVLLQSGAIEAKTLKRKHLKKAQTIYCINSVRGVVQVQLEK; encoded by the coding sequence ATGATTTATGGCAATTTTAAATATAAAAATCCTATAAGAAAGCTCATTGTCTTTGATGTGCAAGGGGTTTTGAGCGCATTTAAATGTATAGAATCCACCCTCAAATCTAACCCCGAAGGTTATTTTGTGGGCTATATGACTTATGAAGCGGGTGTGCTGCTCCAAGCCTATCAGGCAAAGGCATATATTCATCTCTCCAAGCATATAAGCACCACAATGTCCCCACACAAGCAGCCACTGCTGTATTTTGCATATTTCACGCAAAGGAGTAAATGTAAAAAGATTCATAGCACGACACATCACGCACAATCCTCACTCTTTATGTTACAAGGGCTTGATAATGAACGATACAAGAGTGCATTTAAGCGCATTAAGGAGCATATTTTAAAGGGTGAGAGTTATCAAATTAATTATACCCAAGAGCTCAAGCTTTACTCCAAAGTGCGCTCCAAGCAGCTTTTTAAGGAGATTCTATCCCGTCAAAACACCGCATATAAGGCATATATCAAAAATGCTTTTGGTGAAATTCTCTGCTTTTCACCTGAACTTTTTTTTCAAATAAAAAATCGCACAATTACCGCCCAACCAATGAAAGGCACGATAAAAAGGGTAAAAACCCACAAGTTAGATTCTCTGCAAAAGCGTGCATTGCAGCAAGATAGCAAAAATCGTAGCGAAAATATGATGATTGTAGATTTGTTGCGTAATGATTTAAGCAAGATGATTAAGCCTAATTCCTTGCATATACAGAATCTCTGTGCGATAAAGAGCTATCCCACGCTTCATCAAATGGTTTCCACTCTGCAAGGCAAACTCTCTAAGCACACTTCATTGCGCGAGATTTTCTGTGCGCTTTTTCCCTGTGGCAGCATTACAGGTGCGCCAAAGCTTAAGACAATGGAGATTATCCAAAGTTTAGAATCTCGCCAAAGGGGCGTGTATTGCGGTGCATTGGGCGTGATTTCTGCTAAGAAAATGTCATTTTGTGTGCCTATTCGCACACTTTTTAAATCCACACAAGAGGAGTTTTACCGCTATGGTGTGGGAAGCGGGGTAGTGTGGGATTCTGTATGTGAGAGTGAATGTGCCGAACTTGCGCTCAAAACGCATTTTTTACAAGCCGCCCCTTTAGAATCTTTTGCACTCTTTGAGACAATGCTTTTTGACAATGGACGCATTTTTCTTTTAAAAGAGCATTTAGAGCGACTTTTGTACTCCGCGCTTCAGTGTGGCTTTGATTATGCTTATCTTGCTTCATTTGTCGCGTCTTTGAAAGAATCTTATGCGCCACATTCTGCATTTCCGCCTCTTGTATTTCCACATATTGAGAGTTTAGTGCAGCGAGATTGTGTGAAGCAAACACAAGCATTTTTTGCATTTTGCAAACAACAAATACCACAAGAGCGCGTAATTTTGCGATTAAGCCTCTTGCCAAATGGCAGTTTGAATCTTATCATCAAACCCTTTGTACCTCATCGCTCTACTGCTGTCATTCTCTCTACATATAGGCAAGATTCTCATAATTTCTTTTTGCGCCACAAAAGCACACACAGAGCGCATTTTGCAGATTCTGTAAAACTCATAGAATCTGGCGCGGTATTTGATGTGCTGTATTGTAACCAAAAGGGTGAGCTATGCGAGGGTGCGCGAAGCAATATCGTGCTTGAGATAAAGGGGAGATTCTATACTCCAAAGCGCAAAAGCGGGTTGCTTGGCGGCACTCTGGCTCAAGTCTTGCTTCAAAGCGGGGCGATAGAGGCAAAAACTTTAAAACGCAAACATCTTAAAAAGGCGCAGACAATCTACTGCATCAATTCTGTGCGTGGCGTAGTGCAAGTGCAGCTTGAAAAATGA
- the rpsE gene encoding 30S ribosomal protein S5: MEINREEFSEVVVNIGRVTKVVKGGRRFRFNALVVVGNKNGLVGFGLGKAKEVPDAIKKAIDDAFKNIIKVNIKGTTIAHDIEYKYNASKILLKPASEGTGVIAGGSTRPVIELAGIKDILTKSLGSNNPYNVVRATIDALAKIKA, translated from the coding sequence ATGGAAATTAATAGAGAAGAATTTAGCGAAGTTGTTGTGAATATTGGTAGGGTTACAAAGGTTGTTAAAGGTGGGCGCAGATTTAGATTTAATGCGCTTGTTGTGGTAGGCAATAAGAATGGGCTTGTAGGTTTTGGGCTTGGCAAGGCAAAAGAAGTGCCAGATGCGATTAAAAAGGCTATTGATGATGCGTTTAAGAATATCATTAAAGTCAATATTAAAGGCACAACTATTGCCCACGACATTGAGTATAAATACAATGCGAGCAAGATTCTCTTAAAACCTGCGAGTGAGGGAACAGGTGTGATTGCTGGTGGTTCTACGCGTCCTGTGATTGAACTTGCTGGAATTAAGGATATTTTGACAAAATCGCTTGGTTCGAATAATCCTTACAATGTAGTGCGCGCAACGATTGATGCACTCGCTAAAATCAAAGCCTAA
- a CDS encoding DNA-directed RNA polymerase subunit alpha, with the protein MNMIKIEPYVPTDISTEEISANRIKISAYPFESGYAITLAHPIRRLLLSSSVGYAPTALKIQGVAHEFDSVRGIVEDVSHFISNLKNIRFLIKDKELDNVQLHYDFKGPMVLNAGELANDMVSIVNADAYLATINENASISFSLIVQKGIGYVPSESIRGKIAEDYIPLDAYFTPVKKVVYEIENMLVEDNPNYEKIIFDIETDGQIEPITAFKEAISVMHKQMSVFGVDLSVASSGVKNIAENSGELKTLMIKIDTLNLSARCFNCLDRSGLKYVGELVMMSENELKNIKNMGKKSYDEIADKLEELGYPVGGEVADDILQLLSRKLTKIKNN; encoded by the coding sequence ATGAATATGATTAAAATCGAACCTTATGTCCCTACGGATATAAGCACTGAAGAAATTTCAGCAAACAGAATCAAGATTAGTGCTTATCCTTTTGAATCTGGCTATGCTATTACTTTGGCTCACCCCATTCGCAGACTATTGCTTTCAAGCTCTGTGGGCTATGCGCCAACTGCGCTTAAGATTCAGGGTGTGGCACACGAGTTTGATTCTGTTAGAGGGATTGTCGAAGATGTGTCGCATTTCATTAGTAATCTTAAAAATATCCGCTTTCTTATCAAAGATAAGGAACTCGATAATGTGCAGTTACATTACGATTTTAAGGGTCCAATGGTGCTCAATGCCGGAGAGTTAGCTAATGATATGGTAAGTATTGTAAATGCTGATGCGTATCTAGCAACGATTAACGAAAATGCTTCTATTAGCTTTTCGCTCATCGTGCAAAAGGGTATAGGCTATGTACCAAGTGAGAGTATTCGTGGCAAAATAGCGGAGGATTATATACCGCTTGATGCGTATTTTACACCTGTAAAAAAAGTAGTGTATGAGATTGAAAATATGCTTGTAGAAGATAATCCAAACTATGAAAAGATTATCTTTGATATTGAGACGGACGGACAAATTGAGCCTATCACAGCTTTCAAAGAAGCCATATCTGTAATGCATAAGCAAATGAGCGTTTTTGGCGTGGATTTGAGCGTTGCCTCTAGTGGTGTGAAAAATATTGCTGAAAATTCTGGAGAACTTAAGACTTTGATGATTAAAATAGACACGCTTAATCTTAGTGCGCGTTGTTTTAATTGCCTTGATAGGTCTGGTTTAAAATATGTGGGTGAGCTTGTGATGATGAGTGAAAATGAGCTTAAAAACATCAAAAATATGGGTAAAAAATCTTATGATGAGATTGCAGATAAGCTAGAGGAGCTTGGCTATCCTGTTGGTGGAGAGGTTGCTGATGATATTTTGCAGCTTCTTAGTCGCAAATTAACCAAGATAAAAAATAATTAG